Proteins from a single region of Paraburkholderia sp. PGU19:
- a CDS encoding heavy metal sensor histidine kinase: protein MLRYLPGSLRVRLTVLLVFYASVAFAISGFAVYEAMMNRVEANAADQMEEVMSALEVHLSGLKSTAGINRDPDVWEEHVHGREYMAFAIFDMAGKDLLTTRGFRNYSPVLDVQTPNNPVSLSTPTTALRYLVTIVPLDGRNSTAVRVVVQYDGSEERELVRSNAEIIFITETVGILLAAISAYGVTMLGLSPLRRIVTRAEEMSISRLGQPLPKLTSSDELLELGQAFNGMLARLDDSFTRLSEFSSNLAHDLRTPLTNLRAAAQVALAQSRAAPEYREVIESSIDEYERLSRMIDDMLFLARAERADLSLSICEFDAAAEARRVAGFYESLAQAADITIHVRGHGIIHADLLLYQRAVSNLLANAIAYAPRNSTIDIECWEQPGAVVVLLSDRGPGIAPPHVERIFERFYRADPTRESAISRSTGLGLAIVKSIMDLHHGSCGVRSDPAVGTTFWLRFVLREKTVSSPS from the coding sequence ATGCTTCGTTATTTGCCCGGTAGCCTGCGTGTACGGCTCACCGTGCTGCTCGTCTTTTATGCGTCGGTTGCGTTCGCGATCAGCGGATTCGCCGTCTATGAAGCGATGATGAACCGTGTCGAAGCGAATGCGGCCGATCAGATGGAAGAGGTGATGTCGGCTCTCGAGGTTCACCTCTCCGGACTGAAATCGACGGCCGGGATCAACCGCGATCCGGATGTCTGGGAGGAGCACGTGCATGGGCGCGAGTACATGGCATTCGCTATTTTTGACATGGCGGGTAAGGATCTGCTGACGACGCGAGGCTTTCGCAACTACTCGCCGGTACTGGATGTGCAGACGCCAAACAATCCCGTCAGTCTTTCCACACCCACGACCGCGTTACGATATCTGGTGACCATCGTTCCGCTCGACGGACGTAACAGCACGGCTGTCCGTGTCGTCGTACAGTACGACGGCAGTGAAGAGCGCGAATTGGTAAGGTCGAACGCAGAGATCATCTTTATCACGGAGACGGTCGGCATTCTGCTTGCGGCAATCTCGGCTTACGGCGTGACGATGCTAGGGCTGAGCCCTCTGCGCCGCATTGTCACGCGAGCCGAGGAAATGTCGATCAGCCGGCTCGGGCAACCGTTGCCGAAGCTCACCAGCTCGGATGAACTGTTGGAACTAGGGCAGGCCTTCAACGGCATGCTGGCGCGTCTGGATGACTCGTTCACACGCTTGAGTGAGTTCTCTTCCAATCTCGCACATGATTTGCGCACCCCGCTCACGAATCTGCGAGCTGCGGCTCAGGTCGCTCTCGCGCAGTCGCGTGCTGCGCCCGAATACCGCGAAGTGATTGAGTCGAGCATAGACGAGTACGAGCGTTTGTCCCGAATGATCGACGACATGCTATTTCTCGCGCGCGCGGAGCGAGCCGACCTGTCACTATCGATCTGCGAGTTCGACGCGGCGGCGGAAGCGCGTCGCGTCGCCGGCTTTTACGAATCGTTGGCGCAAGCGGCGGATATCACCATCCACGTGCGTGGGCACGGGATCATCCATGCCGATTTGCTGTTATATCAGCGCGCGGTCAGCAACCTGCTCGCTAATGCGATCGCGTACGCGCCACGCAATTCGACGATCGACATTGAATGTTGGGAGCAACCGGGCGCGGTAGTGGTTCTGTTGTCCGATCGCGGCCCAGGGATTGCTCCGCCGCATGTAGAACGGATCTTCGAACGGTTCTACCGCGCCGATCCGACCCGGGAAAGCGCTATTTCCCGCAGTACAGGACTCGGGCTCGCCATCGTCAAATCGATCATGGATTTGCACCATGGATCGTGCGGTGTGAGAAGTGATCCTGCCGTCGGCACGACATTCTGGTTACGGTTTGTGTTACGGGAAAAGACAGTGAGTTCACCATCATGA
- a CDS encoding MFS transporter — MNESVDPKLLRRAACASFIGNFVEWFDYASYGYLATIIAVVFFPKTDGSTGLLAAYGVFAISFIVRPIGGIVWGHFGDKIGRRTSLSLSILIMSCSTFVIALLPTYAQVGMLAPVLLLLVRVIQGFSASGEYAGASAFLAEYAPANRRGVYTSIVPASTAAGLLFGSILIAVLHAVLSSEQLHSFGWRLPFLLAAPFGLIGRYIRVKLEDTPRFKALEQDHHVARAPIAELLGKHRMKMLIAFGVTCLNAVAFYLVLSYMPTYLSTELGMDETASFIAATISLTAYIGLVFVMGALSDRIGRKSMLIGASILFAVLTVPLFKGLAGASFMMIVAIQVAFGALLTMNDGTLPCFLSEIFPTRVRYSGFAFCFNAANALFGGTAPLVATWLIGATGNKLAPAWYLVGAAGIALIAMIFSRETSQAPLADE; from the coding sequence ATGAACGAATCGGTCGACCCCAAACTGCTGAGACGCGCGGCATGCGCGAGCTTTATCGGCAACTTTGTCGAATGGTTCGATTACGCGTCGTACGGCTATCTCGCGACGATCATTGCCGTCGTGTTCTTTCCGAAGACGGACGGCAGCACAGGACTGCTGGCGGCATACGGCGTATTCGCCATTTCGTTCATCGTACGGCCGATTGGCGGCATTGTCTGGGGGCACTTCGGTGACAAGATCGGCCGGCGGACATCGTTGTCGCTGTCCATTCTGATCATGTCGTGCTCGACTTTCGTCATTGCGCTATTGCCGACCTACGCGCAGGTCGGAATGCTCGCGCCCGTCCTGCTTCTGCTAGTACGCGTGATTCAGGGCTTTTCGGCCTCGGGCGAATACGCGGGCGCTTCGGCATTCCTTGCCGAATACGCGCCGGCTAACCGGCGTGGCGTCTATACGAGCATCGTCCCGGCGAGCACGGCGGCAGGGCTGCTGTTCGGCTCGATTCTCATCGCTGTATTGCATGCCGTGTTGAGCAGCGAGCAGCTGCATTCGTTCGGATGGCGTTTGCCGTTTCTGCTGGCGGCACCGTTTGGTCTGATCGGACGGTACATTCGCGTGAAACTGGAGGACACGCCGCGTTTCAAGGCGCTGGAGCAAGACCACCACGTTGCGCGCGCGCCCATTGCCGAACTGCTGGGCAAGCATCGGATGAAGATGCTGATCGCGTTCGGCGTGACGTGCCTGAATGCCGTCGCGTTCTATCTGGTGCTGAGCTATATGCCGACCTATCTGTCGACGGAATTGGGCATGGACGAGACGGCATCGTTCATCGCCGCAACGATCTCGCTGACGGCTTATATCGGGCTGGTGTTCGTGATGGGGGCACTGTCGGACCGCATCGGCCGCAAGTCGATGCTGATCGGCGCGTCGATTCTGTTCGCGGTGTTGACCGTGCCGCTCTTCAAGGGGCTGGCAGGCGCGAGCTTCATGATGATCGTCGCGATCCAGGTCGCCTTCGGCGCATTGCTGACGATGAACGATGGCACGCTGCCGTGCTTCCTGTCGGAGATTTTTCCGACACGGGTGCGCTATAGCGGCTTCGCGTTTTGCTTCAATGCGGCGAATGCGCTCTTCGGTGGCACGGCCCCGCTGGTCGCGACATGGCTGATCGGGGCGACGGGCAACAAGCTTGCGCCAGCATGGTATCTGGTCGGCGCGGCAGGTATCGCGCTGATCGCGATGATCTTCAGCCGCGAGACTTCGCAGGCACCGTTGGCCGATGAGTGA
- a CDS encoding IS701 family transposase → MSTSQRFDEYLEHLSQGFRHKHHIAGLRDYCTGLMRPSERKSTNAIAENLQPARAEAMRQALHHFVARAPWCDEELLRQVARWVTPQMAGLSRSGWWIIDCNTFAKRGSQPVGVARQIHEASARYDKCQIAVSVSLACESASLPVGWRLYLPRAWADDPIRRRKAGVPADVQFATRPKLALQQIERLLAAGTPSRPVLADVSYGMDPDFRQGLIDLGLPYVLGVTSQARVWRPQAESLPSTGYRETGRLASQTWRTAGHYPISVRALAMELPAHALQTISWREGNGNLRSSRFGVARVQYADSYACWTRLQPQQWLLLKWPLGEPEPVRYWLSTLPEDTSINELVAAAHYHWRTDRDHEELRQDFGLDHYSGRGWRGFHHHATLCTASYGFSLGERLASERDLASRRLSIYPETGM, encoded by the coding sequence ATGAGTACATCTCAACGGTTTGATGAGTACCTGGAACATCTTTCTCAAGGGTTCCGACACAAGCATCATATTGCCGGCCTGCGCGACTATTGCACGGGACTGATGCGACCGTCGGAGCGAAAGAGCACCAATGCCATTGCTGAAAATCTTCAACCCGCACGCGCGGAAGCAATGCGTCAGGCGCTACATCATTTCGTCGCCAGAGCCCCGTGGTGCGATGAGGAACTGCTGAGACAGGTCGCCCGCTGGGTGACCCCGCAAATGGCGGGTTTGTCCCGCAGCGGCTGGTGGATCATCGACTGCAACACGTTTGCGAAGCGTGGCAGCCAGCCAGTGGGCGTCGCGAGACAAATTCACGAAGCATCGGCCAGATATGACAAATGTCAAATTGCCGTGAGTGTTTCGCTGGCCTGCGAAAGTGCCAGTCTGCCTGTCGGCTGGCGGCTGTATCTGCCGCGCGCATGGGCCGACGATCCGATCCGGCGCAGGAAGGCAGGCGTCCCCGCCGACGTGCAGTTTGCGACCAGACCGAAACTTGCGCTTCAACAGATCGAAAGGCTGCTTGCCGCAGGAACGCCCTCACGTCCCGTGCTCGCCGATGTCAGCTACGGAATGGACCCCGACTTCAGGCAAGGGTTGATTGACCTCGGACTGCCGTACGTATTGGGTGTTACGTCGCAAGCACGCGTCTGGCGCCCGCAAGCCGAATCGCTACCGTCGACGGGATACAGGGAAACGGGACGCCTGGCGTCGCAGACGTGGCGTACGGCCGGGCACTACCCCATCAGCGTCAGAGCACTGGCCATGGAATTGCCCGCGCACGCGTTGCAGACAATCAGTTGGCGCGAAGGGAACGGCAATCTGAGAAGCAGCCGCTTTGGCGTGGCGCGGGTGCAGTATGCCGACAGCTACGCATGCTGGACGCGACTGCAGCCACAGCAATGGCTGTTATTGAAGTGGCCGCTGGGCGAGCCAGAACCTGTCAGATACTGGCTTTCGACGCTACCGGAAGACACGTCGATCAATGAACTCGTCGCCGCCGCACATTACCACTGGCGCACCGATCGGGACCACGAGGAACTTCGGCAGGATTTCGGACTTGACCACTATTCGGGCCGTGGCTGGAGAGGATTTCATCACCACGCCACGCTATGCACGGCGTCGTATGGCTTCAGTCTCGGAGAACGGCTGGCGAGTGAGCGGGACCTGGCTTCCCGAAGACTGTCGATTTACCCGGAAACTGGCATGTGA
- a CDS encoding cytosine permease, translated as MSTHESSHTRQTVDADKAWSIEQHAIDPIPRKDRHGTPAELFKMWIGANTNYVVVVTGALALSQGLSLWQALLAILVGNAFGCFVLGLTTIMGPKTGTSGIMTSRSSFGQLGSFLPKAVSLISALSWFSINSVVATQALESLLKMGGFHSHGVVWVSLAIILAAEIVLAIFGHATIIAAEKWIAVVLAVLFAGLAAFVLPHTSLAIASQVNHGGGSFSTWLIAMGIVFSYPIGWANFASDYSRYFPAETSWKKIVLAAGGGQFVALVFCEVIGVLFATALGGSLGDDPVSQLSRFLPTWFIVPLLFAIILGGIAANVPNGYTAGLGLLALRIPINRITSLAIIALFTLTFRIVTVFYGQFFDMYQVFLNYMVFWTAPWAAIVVVDYFMRGGRYRTDDWMKWGSGAYWYTGGIFWPGIIAWALGIVASIVFSNSPTYVSPLMRDFLGWGDLSFEFSLLTGGIAYFLLARRHPLFHTSSSGDRLQGDVHSSSI; from the coding sequence ATGAGCACGCATGAGAGCAGTCACACGCGACAGACAGTGGACGCCGACAAGGCGTGGAGCATCGAGCAGCACGCAATCGATCCCATACCCCGCAAAGACCGGCATGGCACGCCAGCCGAACTCTTCAAGATGTGGATCGGCGCAAACACGAACTATGTAGTCGTCGTCACTGGCGCGCTGGCGCTCTCGCAAGGGTTGTCGCTATGGCAGGCGTTGCTGGCGATCCTGGTGGGCAATGCGTTCGGCTGTTTCGTGCTCGGTCTGACGACCATCATGGGGCCGAAGACGGGCACATCGGGCATCATGACGTCGCGAAGTTCCTTCGGGCAACTCGGCTCTTTCCTGCCGAAAGCCGTCAGTCTGATTTCGGCATTGAGCTGGTTCTCGATCAATTCCGTCGTCGCGACCCAGGCGCTCGAATCGCTGCTGAAAATGGGCGGCTTTCACAGTCACGGCGTGGTGTGGGTCTCGCTTGCGATCATTCTGGCCGCGGAGATCGTGCTCGCGATCTTCGGTCACGCCACGATCATTGCAGCGGAAAAATGGATCGCAGTCGTACTCGCCGTCCTGTTTGCGGGACTCGCCGCATTCGTATTGCCGCACACGAGCCTCGCAATCGCATCGCAGGTCAATCATGGTGGCGGGTCGTTCAGCACGTGGCTGATCGCAATGGGGATCGTGTTTTCTTATCCGATCGGCTGGGCTAATTTCGCCTCGGACTACAGCCGCTATTTCCCGGCGGAAACGAGCTGGAAGAAGATCGTACTCGCGGCGGGCGGCGGCCAGTTCGTCGCGCTGGTGTTCTGCGAAGTGATCGGCGTGCTGTTTGCAACGGCGCTCGGCGGATCGCTCGGCGATGACCCCGTCAGCCAGTTATCGCGTTTCCTGCCGACGTGGTTCATCGTACCGCTGCTGTTCGCGATCATTCTCGGCGGCATCGCGGCCAACGTGCCCAACGGCTATACGGCGGGTCTCGGTCTGCTCGCGTTGCGCATTCCGATCAACCGCATTACGTCGCTGGCGATCATCGCATTGTTCACATTGACGTTTCGTATCGTCACTGTGTTCTACGGACAGTTCTTCGACATGTACCAGGTCTTTCTCAACTACATGGTCTTCTGGACTGCGCCTTGGGCCGCGATTGTCGTCGTCGACTACTTCATGCGCGGCGGCCGCTATCGCACCGACGACTGGATGAAGTGGGGCAGTGGCGCGTACTGGTACACGGGCGGAATCTTCTGGCCTGGCATCATTGCGTGGGCGCTTGGGATCGTCGCGTCGATCGTGTTCTCCAACTCGCCGACCTATGTCAGTCCGTTGATGCGTGATTTTCTCGGCTGGGGCGACCTGAGTTTCGAGTTCTCCCTGCTGACAGGCGGTATTGCCTACTTCCTGCTCGCGCGCCGACATCCGCTCTTTCACACATCGTCGTCTGGGGATCGCCTGCAAGGCGACGTGCATTCCAGCTCGATCTGA
- a CDS encoding transporter: MANLVKTWGVSLAGWNFASSIGVPVQYSNASSFNGLLRPDHGTQFADIFFAPVIAGYRLSPTDYTALSLQIYAPTGAYNPNRLANAGQNTWTFTPTIAYTKVFPKNNVELTVNYGVEFYTTNSDTNYHNAAVSVLDVLALKRFRSGWSVGVVGGWIQQLGNDTGPTADLIGGAKGYSVGMGPIVGWAGKIGKTPVSANLRWVNEFAAHARPSGNAVQFSLSATFE, translated from the coding sequence ATCGCCAACCTGGTGAAGACATGGGGTGTCAGCCTGGCTGGATGGAACTTTGCTTCGTCGATTGGTGTACCTGTTCAATATTCCAATGCGTCGTCGTTCAACGGCCTTCTGCGTCCCGATCATGGTACCCAGTTCGCCGATATCTTCTTCGCACCCGTCATTGCCGGATATCGTCTCTCGCCAACCGACTACACTGCGCTGAGCCTGCAAATCTACGCACCGACGGGCGCTTACAATCCCAATCGTCTCGCCAATGCCGGTCAGAACACGTGGACATTTACACCCACTATTGCCTATACGAAGGTATTCCCGAAGAACAACGTCGAGCTGACCGTCAACTACGGCGTCGAGTTCTATACAACGAATAGCGACACGAACTATCACAATGCCGCGGTCAGCGTACTCGATGTGCTGGCGCTCAAGCGCTTCAGGAGCGGGTGGAGCGTAGGCGTGGTCGGCGGGTGGATTCAGCAGCTCGGCAACGATACCGGTCCCACCGCTGATCTGATCGGTGGCGCGAAGGGCTATTCCGTCGGCATGGGTCCGATCGTAGGCTGGGCTGGCAAGATCGGGAAAACGCCTGTTTCCGCGAATCTCCGGTGGGTCAACGAGTTCGCCGCCCATGCAAGACCCAGCGGAAACGCCGTGCAGTTCTCGTTGAGTGCAACCTTCGAATAG
- a CDS encoding creatininase, with product MKQSVVIGELAAPDYARRIGDGWPVLIPLGALEQHGPHMSMNPDVLLPTAIGIAVAQNIDALVAPAIAYGYKSQQKSGGGNHLCGTTSLDGHTLSSTIKDILKEFARHGARKICLINGHFENSMFAVEGIDLALRELRWEGIHDVQVVLLSYWDFVTETTIARIYPEGFPGWAVEHGGVLETSLMLHLHPHLVDMSQVPRHAAATFPPYDVFPPIPEWTPASGCLSSAAAATAEKGKLLFDVCVEGMSQALSEAWQARANVSLASRA from the coding sequence ATGAAGCAAAGCGTGGTGATAGGAGAGCTTGCGGCACCGGATTACGCGCGCCGCATCGGCGACGGCTGGCCGGTGCTGATACCCCTCGGCGCACTGGAGCAGCACGGGCCGCACATGTCGATGAACCCCGATGTGCTGCTGCCGACGGCGATCGGCATTGCCGTCGCGCAAAACATCGATGCACTCGTTGCGCCCGCCATCGCCTACGGCTACAAGTCACAGCAAAAGAGCGGCGGCGGCAATCATCTTTGCGGCACGACGAGTCTGGACGGTCATACGTTGTCGTCGACCATCAAAGACATCCTCAAGGAATTCGCGCGTCACGGCGCGCGCAAGATCTGCCTGATCAACGGCCACTTCGAGAACTCGATGTTCGCCGTCGAAGGTATCGATCTTGCGTTGCGCGAGCTGCGCTGGGAGGGCATTCACGACGTCCAGGTCGTGCTGCTGTCGTACTGGGACTTCGTTACGGAAACGACGATCGCGCGGATCTACCCGGAAGGTTTTCCGGGCTGGGCTGTCGAGCATGGCGGCGTATTGGAGACTTCGCTGATGTTGCATCTGCATCCGCATCTGGTCGACATGTCGCAGGTGCCCAGGCATGCGGCGGCGACGTTTCCGCCCTACGATGTGTTTCCGCCGATACCCGAATGGACGCCCGCATCGGGATGTCTTTCGTCTGCCGCAGCCGCCACGGCTGAAAAAGGAAAGCTGCTATTCGACGTCTGCGTTGAAGGTATGTCGCAGGCACTGAGCGAGGCGTGGCAAGCCCGCGCCAACGTATCGCTTGCATCGCGAGCCTGA
- a CDS encoding GlxA family transcriptional regulator: MSIAAGSFEVEVRTKAPRTDLAFRDRRPPVRFGIVLLPNFTLTAFSGFVDLLRLASDDADFSKPVRCAWTIVGETLTPVRASCGIQVQPWQTFDEAGHFDYVVVIGGLLHSGPGVSDATLRFIRRAAGASSTLVGICTGVFALSSAGVMDGHRVCVSWFHYWDYIERFPHVDESRLVADRLFAIDGRRITCSGGRASIDVAAAILQRHIDVATVQKALRILLVEDAQRPSAPQPHPPGTEPVTHPRVRRVVHLMEQHIGRPLSMEELADRVEVSVRQLQRLFKTQTGESPLAYARRMRLKTAAWLLTDSDRTVADIAATCGFSDASHMGREFRREYGVAPNVYRAARGSLPVGVCGDGQTPMARRKLANCSARL; the protein is encoded by the coding sequence ATGAGCATTGCAGCCGGTTCATTCGAGGTCGAGGTACGAACAAAGGCGCCCCGAACCGATCTTGCGTTCCGTGACAGAAGGCCGCCCGTGCGGTTCGGAATCGTCCTTCTGCCGAATTTCACGCTGACCGCATTTTCCGGCTTTGTGGATCTCTTGCGTCTTGCCAGCGACGATGCCGATTTCAGCAAGCCAGTGCGGTGCGCTTGGACGATAGTCGGCGAAACACTGACGCCAGTGAGGGCGAGTTGCGGCATTCAGGTCCAGCCGTGGCAGACCTTCGACGAAGCAGGGCACTTCGATTATGTGGTCGTGATCGGCGGCTTGCTGCATTCGGGACCGGGCGTTAGCGACGCCACGCTTCGGTTCATTCGCCGTGCCGCCGGTGCGTCGTCCACGCTCGTGGGCATTTGCACCGGCGTGTTCGCGCTGTCAAGCGCAGGTGTGATGGATGGACATCGTGTGTGCGTCAGCTGGTTTCACTACTGGGACTACATTGAACGCTTTCCACATGTCGACGAAAGCCGGCTTGTCGCCGACCGGCTCTTTGCGATCGATGGGCGCCGCATCACGTGCTCGGGTGGTCGCGCTTCCATCGATGTGGCAGCGGCGATCCTGCAGCGGCATATCGATGTTGCGACCGTTCAGAAAGCGCTGCGTATCCTTCTGGTTGAAGACGCGCAGCGCCCGAGCGCGCCACAACCGCATCCGCCCGGCACCGAGCCCGTGACGCATCCCCGGGTGAGGCGAGTCGTTCATCTGATGGAGCAGCACATCGGGCGACCGTTGAGCATGGAGGAACTGGCCGATCGGGTCGAGGTATCCGTGCGTCAACTCCAAAGGCTATTCAAGACACAGACGGGCGAATCGCCCTTGGCGTACGCGCGGCGGATGCGGTTGAAGACGGCTGCATGGCTGCTGACGGACTCGGACCGGACGGTGGCGGATATCGCCGCAACCTGCGGCTTTTCGGATGCCTCTCACATGGGACGCGAATTTCGGCGCGAGTATGGCGTCGCCCCGAACGTGTATCGCGCCGCTCGGGGGAGCTTGCCCGTAGGCGTTTGCGGCGATGGGCAAACACCAATGGCTCGCCGCAAACTGGCCAATTGTTCTGCGAGGCTATGA
- a CDS encoding porin yields the protein MKQHVILACAVSTFAVSAHAQSSVTLYGSIDTGITYANNVGGKSVWQQGSGNLSNNYFGLRGAEDLGGGLKAIFTLESGFDLNNGGFHNSDDMFNRQAFVGLKSDAYGAVTLGRQYDSTSEYLGPLSTAGAGFGNNLAGHPFDNDNLAQTYSTKNAVKYTSPNYAGIQFGGMYGFSNDASGFANGRTWSLGVKYGTGPLNVAAGYTQSDNSGGLGGANSAASASQNISATLQRTYGLGATYAFGPAQVGLVWTHSQIDGLASLSSGGAALPGLTGMNLHLDNYEINGQYRLTPALAVVSSYTFTDGTVTGSNSSNSPTWHTFVLGTDYSLSKRTDVYLAGVYQHASGSLGYDANGNGIANVASINMLSPSSTNNQVAATIGLRHRF from the coding sequence ATGAAACAACATGTCATTCTCGCCTGCGCAGTGAGTACCTTTGCGGTGAGTGCGCACGCACAAAGCAGCGTCACTCTCTATGGCTCGATCGACACGGGCATCACCTATGCAAACAACGTCGGCGGGAAGAGTGTTTGGCAGCAGGGTAGCGGAAACCTGTCGAACAACTACTTTGGCTTGCGCGGTGCCGAGGATCTCGGCGGTGGGCTGAAGGCCATCTTTACGTTGGAAAGCGGTTTTGATCTGAACAACGGGGGCTTTCATAACAGCGACGATATGTTCAACCGTCAAGCCTTCGTCGGCCTGAAGAGTGACGCGTATGGCGCCGTGACGCTGGGACGTCAATACGACTCGACCTCGGAGTATCTCGGGCCGCTGTCGACCGCAGGCGCGGGCTTCGGCAACAATCTCGCCGGCCATCCGTTCGACAACGACAACCTGGCGCAGACGTACTCGACAAAAAATGCGGTCAAGTACACGAGCCCGAACTACGCGGGCATCCAGTTCGGCGGCATGTATGGCTTCAGCAACGACGCGAGCGGATTTGCAAACGGCCGCACGTGGAGCCTGGGCGTAAAGTATGGTACGGGTCCGCTGAACGTCGCGGCGGGTTACACACAATCGGATAACTCGGGTGGGCTCGGCGGGGCGAACAGCGCAGCGTCGGCAAGCCAGAACATTTCGGCGACGCTTCAGCGTACTTACGGTTTGGGTGCCACCTACGCATTCGGGCCGGCGCAGGTTGGTCTCGTGTGGACGCATTCACAGATCGACGGTCTCGCGAGCCTGTCGAGTGGCGGCGCTGCACTGCCCGGCCTGACGGGGATGAACCTGCATCTCGACAATTACGAAATCAACGGCCAGTACAGGCTTACGCCGGCGCTGGCAGTCGTCAGTTCTTACACGTTCACTGACGGCACAGTGACAGGCAGCAACAGCAGCAATTCGCCGACGTGGCATACGTTCGTTCTAGGTACGGACTATTCGCTTAGCAAGCGTACGGACGTGTACCTGGCCGGCGTGTACCAGCATGCTTCCGGCTCGCTCGGTTATGACGCGAACGGCAACGGCATCGCGAACGTGGCATCCATCAACATGTTGTCGCCGTCGTCAACCAACAACCAGGTTGCAGCAACGATCGGACTGCGTCACCGCTTCTGA
- the irlR gene encoding heavy metal response regulator transcription factor IrlR, whose product MRILIVEDEGKTGLYLRKGLTEAGYIADWVEDGISGQHQAETEDYDLLIVDVMLPGQDGWTLLQNLRRSKSTPVLFLTARDDVGDRIRGLELGADDYLAKPFDFVELTARVKSILRRTRLQDSNTLRVSDLELDLTRRKATRQGKVILLTAKEFALLWLLMRREGEILPRAIIASQVWDMNFSSDTNVVDSAIRRLRSKLDDPFESRLIHTVRGMGYVLEMRAQVTP is encoded by the coding sequence ATGCGAATTCTGATTGTCGAAGACGAAGGCAAGACAGGCTTATATCTACGCAAGGGTTTGACGGAAGCAGGATATATCGCCGACTGGGTGGAGGACGGCATCTCCGGGCAGCATCAGGCTGAAACGGAGGACTACGACCTGCTCATCGTCGATGTGATGCTGCCAGGGCAGGACGGCTGGACACTGTTGCAGAACCTCAGACGCAGCAAGTCGACACCGGTTCTCTTCCTCACCGCGAGAGACGACGTGGGAGACCGCATCCGGGGGCTGGAACTCGGTGCTGACGACTATCTCGCGAAGCCCTTTGATTTTGTCGAACTGACTGCACGCGTCAAGTCGATCCTTCGTCGCACGCGGCTGCAGGACTCGAACACGCTCCGTGTGTCCGACCTCGAACTCGACCTCACGCGTCGTAAGGCGACAAGGCAGGGCAAAGTCATTCTGTTGACGGCAAAAGAGTTTGCGCTGCTTTGGCTTTTGATGAGGCGTGAAGGGGAGATCCTTCCGCGCGCGATCATTGCGTCACAGGTGTGGGATATGAATTTCAGCAGCGACACGAACGTGGTGGATTCGGCCATCCGCCGTCTGCGTTCCAAACTGGACGACCCTTTCGAATCCAGGCTGATTCATACCGTCAGAGGCATGGGCTACGTTCTGGAAATGCGGGCCCAGGTGACACCGTGA